In Thalassoglobus sp. JC818, a single window of DNA contains:
- a CDS encoding DUF1553 domain-containing protein, with translation MNRTGAIKSVALLILCSLTTMTRAEETQPKVQEQPTAEQIRFFENKIRPLLANHCYDCHSEETQEGGLRLDNLTGMLQGGNAGPVMVAGKPDRSLIINAISYRDSDLRMPPDERLTDQQIKDLTHWIELGSPHPETGQVEQVRPTSTIDLEAGRQHWAFQPIVLPEVPDVGLSIDGKAATHPIDAFVIADLNSQGLNPLPRADKRSLIRRATFDLVGLPPTVEEIQAFVEDDSPDAFNKVVERLLNSPHYGERWGRHWLDVARYADSNGLDENAAHGNAWRYRDYVVQSFNEDKPYDEFLVEQLAGDLLVPDREPTTGHEQLIATGYLVIGPKVLAEVDESKMEMDIVDEQVDTIGRGLMGLTLGCARCHTHKFDPIEHADYYALAGIFKSTKTMETFKLIARWNEVAIPNAEELSHQQAHEQTVAEKNEEIAQRIDAAKREVIDKRAAAKSESQESVDENSEPKAVEEKEFSEAAASDLKRLREELKKLEESAPEIPSAMAVAEGTVEDTSIHIRGSHLTLGEDVRRGFPRVLVGDHQPSIPEDRSGRLEFARWLTSRENPLTARVMVNRIWRWHFGKGIVATIDNFGIQGEPPTHPKLLDWLAARFIDDEWSMKEMHRHIMLSETYQRASHPSQLPDSENRTEALRDWATLIKKDPGNRSYGRFDVRRMEAEAVRDAILATSGELDRTIGGPVITTPNRELVFNHTSQDATAYESKRRSLYIPIIRNHLYDMFQLFDYSDASVLNGDRDSSTTSPQALFLMNSPFMNEMAESMAARILSRDLTTNQRITRLFEEAYGRLPTEAELREVSHFLKAFELNNSEDGAGMEVSLLDDDTGAPEAESVTEPDNTKSAQLRAWRALCQSILASSEFLYIR, from the coding sequence ATGAATCGTACTGGTGCTATCAAAAGCGTTGCGCTCCTGATTCTCTGCTCTCTCACAACGATGACAAGAGCAGAAGAAACTCAGCCGAAGGTGCAGGAGCAGCCCACTGCCGAGCAAATTCGATTCTTCGAAAACAAAATTCGACCACTTCTGGCAAACCATTGCTACGACTGTCATAGTGAGGAGACACAGGAAGGCGGGCTGCGACTGGATAATCTCACAGGCATGCTGCAAGGCGGAAACGCGGGGCCGGTAATGGTCGCAGGCAAACCGGATCGCAGCTTGATCATCAATGCGATCAGCTATCGAGACAGTGATCTTCGCATGCCTCCCGATGAGAGGCTGACAGACCAGCAGATCAAAGACTTGACTCATTGGATCGAGTTAGGTTCGCCGCATCCCGAAACTGGTCAGGTCGAACAGGTTCGACCGACTTCAACAATCGATCTGGAAGCGGGCCGCCAACACTGGGCTTTTCAACCGATTGTTTTGCCGGAAGTGCCAGACGTTGGGTTATCAATCGATGGTAAGGCTGCGACTCATCCAATCGATGCGTTCGTGATCGCGGATTTGAACAGTCAAGGGCTCAATCCCCTGCCCCGGGCAGACAAAAGATCGCTCATTCGACGAGCGACGTTTGATCTGGTCGGACTTCCTCCGACTGTCGAAGAGATCCAAGCGTTCGTGGAAGATGATTCGCCTGATGCTTTCAACAAGGTTGTCGAACGCTTACTGAATTCGCCGCACTATGGCGAACGCTGGGGGCGGCACTGGCTGGATGTCGCACGCTATGCCGATTCCAATGGGCTCGATGAAAATGCTGCCCACGGAAATGCGTGGCGGTATCGTGACTATGTTGTCCAGTCTTTCAATGAAGATAAGCCGTACGACGAATTCCTCGTGGAGCAACTCGCTGGAGACTTGCTGGTTCCTGATCGGGAACCGACAACCGGACACGAGCAATTAATTGCCACCGGTTATCTCGTCATCGGTCCCAAGGTTCTGGCTGAGGTCGATGAAAGCAAGATGGAGATGGACATCGTCGATGAACAGGTCGACACGATCGGTCGCGGTTTGATGGGACTCACACTCGGCTGTGCCCGGTGCCATACTCACAAGTTTGATCCGATCGAACATGCGGACTATTACGCTCTGGCCGGGATCTTCAAAAGCACCAAAACGATGGAGACATTCAAGCTCATCGCCCGGTGGAACGAAGTTGCAATCCCGAATGCAGAAGAGTTGTCGCATCAGCAAGCCCATGAGCAAACCGTTGCTGAGAAGAACGAAGAAATTGCTCAGCGCATTGATGCTGCCAAGCGTGAAGTCATCGACAAGCGAGCTGCTGCGAAGTCTGAGTCACAAGAATCGGTCGATGAAAATTCGGAGCCTAAAGCTGTTGAAGAAAAAGAGTTCTCTGAGGCAGCTGCTTCAGATCTGAAGAGACTCCGGGAGGAGTTGAAGAAGCTCGAAGAGTCTGCTCCTGAAATTCCATCGGCAATGGCGGTCGCAGAAGGAACCGTTGAGGACACCTCGATCCATATTCGCGGAAGTCATCTCACGCTTGGAGAGGACGTTCGGCGAGGATTTCCTCGGGTTCTTGTCGGCGATCATCAACCGTCAATTCCGGAAGATCGAAGTGGTCGTCTAGAATTCGCTCGCTGGCTCACCTCGCGCGAGAATCCACTCACTGCGCGTGTAATGGTGAATCGCATCTGGCGATGGCATTTCGGAAAAGGGATCGTTGCGACTATCGATAACTTTGGGATACAGGGGGAACCTCCGACTCATCCCAAGCTTCTGGACTGGTTGGCAGCGCGTTTCATCGATGATGAATGGTCGATGAAAGAAATGCATCGTCACATCATGCTCTCAGAGACATATCAACGAGCGAGCCATCCGAGTCAGCTTCCCGACAGCGAAAACCGAACTGAAGCACTTAGAGATTGGGCAACGCTGATCAAGAAAGATCCCGGGAACAGAAGCTACGGTCGGTTTGATGTCCGACGGATGGAAGCGGAAGCTGTTCGTGATGCGATTCTGGCGACGAGCGGAGAACTCGATCGCACAATCGGGGGGCCCGTCATCACGACACCAAACAGGGAACTTGTCTTCAACCACACATCTCAGGATGCGACCGCGTATGAGAGCAAACGGAGATCGCTCTATATCCCAATCATCCGTAATCATCTGTACGACATGTTTCAGCTCTTCGATTACAGCGACGCCAGTGTGCTCAACGGTGATCGAGATTCGAGCACAACTTCACCGCAAGCTTTGTTCTTGATGAACTCTCCATTCATGAATGAGATGGCGGAATCGATGGCCGCGCGAATTCTGAGTCGCGATTTGACGACGAATCAACGAATCACTCGCCTGTTCGAAGAAGCTTATGGGCGACTCCCTACAGAAGCGGAGTTGCGAGAAGTTTCTCACTTCCTCAAGGCATTCGAATTGAACAACTCTGAAGATGGCGCAGGGATGGAGGTCTCATTGCTCGACGATGACACAGGTGCGCCTGAAGCGGAAAGTGTCACCGAACCTGACAACACAAAGAGTGCTCAACTGCGCGCCTGGCGAGCACTTTGCCAGTCGATCCTGGCTTCGAGCGAGTTCCTTTACATTCGTTAG
- a CDS encoding Gfo/Idh/MocA family oxidoreductase, whose product MTLHHQTTRRQFLQGTAAATAGLLVPFASRSFAYQSPNERPVFATIGLRNQGWTITSKSFKFADFAAFADVDANVLGDNIEKASKHQSKKPDGYKDYRKILDRDDIDAVMIATPDHWHTKIAVEAMLAGKDVYCEKPLTLTIDEGKLIEKIVDQTGRVFQVGTMQRTESEQRFLQAVALINHGRIGTVKKVTCGINGMEASPVIPKVKTPDGLDYDFWLGPAPKVDYRALPEMREGYGGGVPLFSNCHYSFRNWHEYSGGKLTDWGAHHVDIACWAIGASETGPSRVTPLNYTLPVEYKEGNPVVDDQYNAATQFNIQVDMPNDIEMIITSEGDNGILFEGTKGRFFVNRGKITGKPVEDLESNPLPGGAIEEVYGGPVSENHTANFIDAMNSRKQPISDVWSHNRMLEICHLSNIAMRLGRAVNWDPEKREIVGDSQANTFLSREYRKGFEIDM is encoded by the coding sequence ATGACTCTTCATCACCAGACAACTCGTCGTCAATTCCTGCAAGGGACAGCGGCTGCGACAGCCGGATTGCTCGTCCCGTTTGCAAGCCGCTCGTTTGCTTACCAGTCGCCGAATGAACGTCCAGTCTTTGCGACAATCGGTCTTCGCAACCAGGGTTGGACGATCACGAGCAAGTCATTCAAGTTCGCCGATTTCGCGGCCTTTGCGGATGTCGATGCGAACGTGCTTGGTGACAACATTGAGAAAGCTTCGAAACATCAGTCGAAGAAACCAGACGGCTACAAAGACTATCGCAAGATTCTCGATCGCGACGATATCGATGCTGTCATGATCGCGACTCCGGACCATTGGCATACGAAGATTGCTGTAGAAGCGATGCTCGCCGGGAAAGATGTTTATTGCGAGAAACCGCTGACTCTCACAATCGACGAAGGAAAATTGATCGAGAAAATCGTTGATCAGACCGGGCGCGTTTTCCAGGTGGGAACGATGCAGCGAACCGAGTCAGAACAACGCTTCCTGCAGGCGGTTGCGCTCATCAACCATGGTCGCATTGGAACCGTGAAGAAAGTGACATGCGGTATCAACGGGATGGAAGCATCTCCGGTCATTCCAAAGGTCAAAACTCCTGATGGGCTTGACTATGATTTCTGGTTGGGGCCAGCACCAAAAGTCGACTATCGCGCGCTGCCAGAAATGCGCGAAGGTTACGGCGGAGGAGTTCCGCTCTTCAGCAATTGCCACTATTCATTCCGAAACTGGCATGAGTATTCCGGAGGCAAGCTGACCGACTGGGGTGCTCACCATGTTGATATTGCCTGCTGGGCAATCGGTGCCAGCGAGACCGGGCCGAGTCGCGTGACCCCACTCAACTACACGTTGCCCGTTGAATACAAAGAGGGAAATCCTGTCGTTGATGATCAATACAATGCAGCGACCCAGTTCAACATTCAAGTCGATATGCCGAATGACATCGAGATGATCATCACCAGCGAAGGCGACAATGGAATTCTCTTCGAAGGCACGAAAGGTCGATTCTTCGTTAACCGAGGCAAAATCACCGGTAAGCCTGTCGAAGACCTCGAATCGAATCCACTTCCAGGCGGAGCGATTGAAGAAGTATACGGCGGCCCGGTCAGCGAGAATCATACCGCCAACTTCATCGATGCGATGAACTCGCGAAAACAGCCGATCTCCGATGTGTGGTCGCACAACCGCATGCTTGAGATCTGTCATCTTTCCAATATCGCAATGCGATTGGGACGGGCAGTTAATTGGGATCCAGAGAAACGAGAGATCGTCGGCGATTCCCAAGCCAACACATTCCTCTCCCGAGAATACCGAAAGGGTTTTGAGATCGACATGTAA
- a CDS encoding DUF1501 domain-containing protein: MFLSRRQLLQKSSIGFGSLALASMLSHEAQSGDQAKQTHHLPRAKRVIFLFMKGGPSQVDSFDYKPKLQEDHGKPLPFEKPRVQFAPTGNLLGSPWKFKKYGESGIAVSELFPNVAQCVDDLCFINSMHGSNPAHGGACLKVHTGSDTFVRPSMGAWISYGLGTENANLPAFITICPTLAHGGTKNWGAAFLPANFSGTPLGLASQSSEQARVKYIHNQEMNFKQQRTQLDLTQTFNRHFLESVGENAELESRIQSFELAFRMQTEMPEALDLASETENTHKLYGTDHPITADFGRQCLMARRFAERGVRFIQVTHSNTDVQWDQHGNLRKGHEQNAAEVDQPIAALLSDLKSRGLLEDTLVLWGGEFGRTPTCQGAGDNGRDHNPEGFTMWLAGGGVRGGMQYGATDDYGYYAVQDKVHLHDLHATLLHLLGLDHLQLTYRHAGRDFRLTDVSGHVVEGIFA, encoded by the coding sequence ATGTTTCTTTCAAGACGACAGCTTCTTCAGAAATCATCGATCGGTTTCGGTTCGCTCGCGCTGGCTTCGATGCTTTCACACGAGGCTCAATCAGGTGATCAGGCCAAGCAAACGCATCACCTACCGCGTGCCAAGAGGGTGATCTTTCTGTTCATGAAAGGCGGTCCCTCGCAAGTCGATTCCTTCGACTACAAACCGAAGCTTCAGGAAGATCACGGCAAACCACTTCCCTTTGAAAAACCTCGCGTTCAGTTTGCTCCGACTGGAAATCTTCTCGGTTCACCGTGGAAGTTCAAGAAGTATGGAGAAAGCGGAATCGCGGTAAGCGAGTTGTTTCCGAATGTGGCCCAGTGCGTTGATGACCTCTGTTTCATCAACTCCATGCATGGTTCCAATCCAGCACACGGCGGCGCTTGTCTGAAGGTTCATACCGGGAGTGACACCTTCGTTCGCCCCAGCATGGGTGCGTGGATCTCCTATGGTCTCGGAACTGAAAACGCGAACTTACCTGCCTTCATTACGATTTGTCCGACGTTGGCTCATGGAGGAACGAAGAACTGGGGAGCTGCTTTTCTACCAGCGAATTTCAGTGGAACTCCTTTAGGATTGGCAAGTCAGTCTTCTGAGCAGGCGCGGGTGAAATACATCCACAATCAAGAGATGAACTTCAAGCAGCAGCGGACGCAGCTTGATTTGACTCAGACATTCAACAGACACTTTCTTGAATCTGTTGGCGAGAACGCTGAACTCGAATCTCGAATTCAATCCTTTGAACTGGCTTTTCGAATGCAGACGGAAATGCCGGAAGCACTCGATCTGGCTTCAGAAACTGAGAACACGCACAAGCTGTACGGAACAGATCATCCGATCACAGCTGATTTTGGACGACAATGTCTGATGGCCCGTCGTTTCGCTGAAAGAGGTGTTCGATTCATCCAGGTGACGCACAGCAATACTGATGTGCAGTGGGACCAACACGGTAATTTGCGGAAAGGTCATGAGCAGAATGCGGCAGAAGTAGATCAACCGATCGCTGCGCTGCTGTCGGATCTTAAATCGCGAGGACTTCTGGAAGACACCCTCGTCCTTTGGGGAGGAGAATTCGGACGAACTCCAACTTGTCAGGGGGCTGGAGACAACGGGCGCGATCACAATCCGGAAGGGTTCACGATGTGGCTCGCCGGAGGTGGAGTGCGAGGCGGAATGCAATATGGTGCCACAGATGACTACGGGTATTATGCCGTCCAGGACAAAGTTCATCTCCACGACTTACACGCGACTCTCCTGCATCTGTTGGGATTGGATCATTTGCAGCTGACCTATCGACATGCTGGGCGAGATTTCCGTCTCACAGATGTTTCCGGTCACGTTGTGGAAGGCATCTTTGCTTAA
- a CDS encoding sulfatase-like hydrolase/transferase yields the protein MKRVYAALAVLVAVLSVCQLPADDKKPNFLFIIVDDQSPFDLKIYDPNSICETPTINQLAAEGMVLDGAYHMGSFSGAVCTPSRHMVMTGRTVWHLPNWQSGQHCPENILDNVMAEVFNRAGYDTMRTCKRGNSYNDANLKFQVVRDATKRGGTEESGSAWHGKQVLDYLNDRESANDEDPFLIYFGFSHPHDTRDGTEELLAKYGAVNHADKDSFPPSNDKQPPLPVNYLPEHPFHHGHPGLRDEVAVSGVWERRDETTIRNELGREFACNENIDNQIAKVLHKLEEMGELDNTYIVYTADHGMAIGRHGLQGKQNLYQHTWRVPYFVKGPGIKPGRAVGNAYLLDSLPTLCDLAGIEIPETVEGKSLKPVLMGDELTVRDTLYGTYSGGTKPGMRAVKHGDWKLIKYDVLDGEVHETQLFNLAENPNEFLDQDLAENADYAEKLAEMEGLLLAEMRRLNDPYRLWNQPDDGLEAPKEQKKANKKKKTEK from the coding sequence ATGAAAAGAGTTTACGCAGCCCTCGCCGTACTCGTTGCCGTCCTTTCCGTCTGTCAACTTCCTGCTGACGACAAGAAACCGAACTTCCTGTTCATTATCGTCGATGATCAGTCACCGTTTGACCTCAAGATCTACGATCCGAATTCGATCTGCGAAACTCCCACAATCAATCAACTCGCTGCTGAAGGAATGGTCCTTGACGGGGCTTACCATATGGGTTCTTTCAGCGGAGCAGTTTGCACTCCGTCGCGTCATATGGTGATGACAGGCCGAACCGTCTGGCACCTCCCCAACTGGCAGTCCGGACAACATTGCCCCGAAAACATCCTCGACAATGTCATGGCTGAGGTCTTCAACAGGGCAGGGTACGACACGATGCGAACCTGCAAAAGAGGCAACAGCTACAACGACGCCAACCTGAAATTTCAAGTCGTTCGCGATGCGACCAAACGTGGCGGAACAGAAGAATCAGGGAGTGCCTGGCACGGCAAACAGGTCCTCGATTACCTCAACGACCGGGAGAGCGCAAACGATGAAGACCCGTTCCTGATCTACTTCGGGTTCTCTCATCCCCACGATACGCGCGACGGAACAGAGGAACTCCTCGCCAAGTATGGGGCGGTCAATCACGCTGATAAAGATTCTTTCCCACCATCCAATGACAAGCAACCACCGCTGCCCGTGAACTATCTGCCTGAGCATCCATTCCACCATGGTCACCCAGGACTGAGAGACGAGGTCGCAGTGTCCGGAGTCTGGGAACGTCGCGATGAAACAACCATTCGCAACGAACTCGGTCGAGAATTTGCTTGTAACGAAAACATCGACAATCAAATCGCAAAAGTTCTTCACAAACTCGAAGAGATGGGAGAACTCGATAACACGTACATCGTGTACACCGCCGATCACGGGATGGCCATCGGTCGGCATGGGCTGCAGGGCAAACAGAATCTCTATCAGCACACGTGGCGAGTTCCGTACTTTGTCAAAGGTCCCGGAATCAAACCTGGACGCGCCGTCGGAAACGCCTACTTGCTCGATTCTCTTCCAACTCTCTGCGATCTCGCTGGAATCGAGATTCCTGAAACGGTCGAGGGGAAAAGCTTGAAACCGGTTCTGATGGGAGACGAACTAACTGTTCGCGACACTCTTTACGGAACCTATTCAGGTGGCACGAAACCTGGAATGCGTGCCGTCAAACATGGCGACTGGAAGCTCATCAAGTACGATGTTCTCGACGGTGAAGTCCACGAAACTCAGCTCTTCAACCTGGCTGAAAACCCGAATGAGTTTCTCGATCAAGACCTCGCAGAGAATGCGGACTACGCTGAGAAGCTTGCGGAAATGGAAGGTTTGTTGCTCGCGGAAATGCGAAGGCTGAACGATCCTTACCGGTTGTGGAATCAGCCTGATGACGGACTTGAAGCTCCGAAAGAACAAAAGAAAGCGAACAAGAAAAAGAAGACCGAGAAGTAG